One window from the genome of Methanobacterium sp. encodes:
- a CDS encoding DUF2073 domain-containing protein: MNSLKMDFLSSDALMSHSSVEKVSMIVERVKSGDLVIIEGGLSPEEEAELIETTMREIDIENFVGIDIYTLEKDKTSLFGLSKKKTIGLTIIGPANIMRTVKKKSNFLSMIANIGDTGASMH; this comes from the coding sequence ATGAATAGTTTAAAAATGGATTTTCTATCTTCAGATGCTCTTATGTCCCACAGTAGTGTGGAAAAAGTATCAATGATTGTTGAAAGGGTAAAGAGTGGAGATTTAGTAATTATAGAAGGAGGACTAAGTCCCGAAGAAGAAGCCGAACTAATAGAAACCACCATGAGAGAGATAGACATTGAAAATTTTGTTGGAATAGATATTTACACCCTTGAAAAGGATAAAACATCTCTTTTTGGCCTTTCAAAAAAGAAAACTATTGGATTAACTATCATTGGACCTGCAAATATCATGAGAACCGTTAAGAAAAAGTCTAACTTCCTCTCAATGATAGCAAATATCGGTGATACTGGTGCATCTATGCATTAA
- a CDS encoding Era-like GTP-binding protein — translation MQSIFRRFLNRLLGKDKKLKIGLYGHPNSGKTTLANTMTNDWLGKPLGLTSEIPHETRKVYKQEHVSIQHNGVELDFDIIDTPGIATKIDYKNFLQYGLSEVEAKERAKEATKGIIEAIKWLDDVTGVLLVIDATKDPLTQANITIIGNLEARKIPFVIVANKIDIPEAVPDRITSVFPQHTVVPISALHGENTENLYDAMVKRFR, via the coding sequence ATGCAGAGCATTTTCAGAAGATTCTTGAATAGACTGCTTGGAAAAGACAAAAAATTGAAGATCGGGCTGTACGGCCACCCCAACTCCGGGAAAACCACCTTAGCAAACACCATGACCAATGATTGGTTAGGAAAACCCCTTGGATTGACATCAGAGATACCTCATGAAACAAGAAAGGTATATAAACAGGAACATGTCAGTATTCAACACAATGGAGTTGAACTTGACTTTGATATTATTGATACTCCAGGAATAGCCACCAAAATAGATTATAAAAATTTTCTTCAATATGGCCTATCTGAGGTTGAGGCAAAAGAAAGGGCTAAAGAAGCTACAAAGGGAATAATAGAAGCGATTAAATGGTTAGATGACGTTACTGGGGTCCTATTAGTTATAGATGCCACCAAAGATCCCCTTACCCAGGCCAATATTACTATTATTGGGAATTTAGAAGCCAGAAAAATTCCTTTTGTGATTGTTGCAAATAAAATTGATATTCCTGAAGCTGTTCCTGATAGAATTACTTCTGTATTCCCCCAACACACTGTAGTGCCAATTTCAGCATTACATGGCGAAAATACAGAAAATCTTTACGATGCAATGGTTAAAAGGTTCAGATGA
- a CDS encoding metal-dependent hydrolase yields the protein MQIRWFGHSAFEIVSDEDLKILIDPFISNNPVCPVTVEEVDADIICVTHGHADHFGDAMEIANRTGAVIVANHEHSVFLAKQGLEAMGMNIGGSVKIHNITITMLNSNHSSDMDFIEEIGAGGSSCGYIIQLENGKKIYHSGDTGIFGDMKTVIGDIYKPNIAILPIGDRYTMGPFEASMAVKWINPEIVIPMHYNTFPVIKQDPEDFARRVKSLNKETKVVILEPGQIYKE from the coding sequence ATGCAAATAAGGTGGTTTGGACATTCAGCCTTTGAAATCGTGTCTGATGAAGATTTAAAGATTCTCATTGACCCATTTATAAGTAATAATCCAGTTTGTCCTGTTACAGTTGAAGAAGTGGATGCAGACATAATTTGTGTTACTCATGGCCATGCAGATCATTTTGGAGATGCCATGGAAATAGCAAATAGAACAGGAGCTGTAATAGTTGCAAATCATGAGCATTCAGTTTTTCTTGCAAAGCAGGGTTTAGAAGCAATGGGAATGAATATAGGAGGATCCGTAAAAATTCATAATATTACAATAACAATGTTAAATTCCAATCATTCATCAGATATGGATTTTATTGAAGAAATAGGTGCAGGGGGTAGCTCTTGCGGTTATATAATACAACTCGAAAACGGTAAGAAAATTTACCATTCTGGAGATACAGGTATTTTTGGAGATATGAAAACGGTCATAGGCGATATTTATAAACCAAACATAGCCATTCTCCCTATTGGTGATAGATATACAATGGGACCATTTGAAGCTTCAATGGCTGTAAAATGGATTAATCCAGAAATTGTTATTCCCATGCACTACAATACGTTTCCTGTAATTAAACAGGACCCTGAAGATTTTGCCCGTAGGGTAAAGTCACTGAACAAAGAAACGAAGGTCGTTATCCTTGAACCTGGCCAAATATATAAAGAGTGA
- a CDS encoding UDP-N-acetylglucosamine--N-acetylmuramyl-(pentapeptide) pyrophosphoryl-undecaprenol N-acetylglucosamine transferase: MKVLMMPCGIGMGHVSRCIALANKLKENGVEVAFASYGSGYETLVEAGVYKTVKLPDIKFYGNGGELDIKHTAKKSIDAPFILLKSIYHESKIIKKFKPDVVVADSHYSVPITCKVLGIPCIMITNELTLNFSELYPDEKTIEYLENGLKRFITDVSGLCNAILIPDIKDSIEIPLKLEDIALFTGPILKNNPDEIADKTEIRKKFGLNKEDKIILITVGGSEFGKKLLKLIYEASDSIESDKIIIVTGPQIKSDFIQNSDKIIKKKFLDNMMEWMNISDLVISLAGHTTTMELASLGIPNILVPIDNHPEQAKNALNMEKYGISIVNNLKELNPADFAANINSALNNEKLKRNAEIVKRKFSKYNGTENTIKIISEYAGLHKNIYN; this comes from the coding sequence ATGAAAGTGCTTATGATGCCCTGCGGAATAGGTATGGGGCACGTATCAAGGTGTATTGCCCTTGCCAACAAACTCAAAGAAAATGGGGTGGAAGTTGCTTTTGCAAGCTACGGTTCCGGCTATGAAACGCTTGTAGAAGCAGGAGTATACAAAACCGTTAAATTACCAGATATTAAATTTTATGGTAACGGCGGCGAACTTGATATAAAACATACAGCAAAAAAATCCATAGATGCACCTTTTATTCTTTTAAAAAGCATATATCACGAATCTAAAATAATAAAAAAATTCAAACCTGATGTTGTTGTAGCCGATTCCCATTATTCTGTCCCCATAACATGTAAAGTTCTTGGAATACCCTGTATCATGATTACAAACGAATTAACTCTTAATTTTTCAGAACTTTATCCCGATGAAAAAACCATTGAATATTTAGAAAATGGATTAAAAAGGTTTATTACAGATGTATCTGGCCTTTGTAATGCTATTTTAATACCCGATATTAAAGATTCCATAGAAATACCTTTAAAACTGGAAGATATAGCGTTATTTACTGGGCCTATACTTAAGAATAATCCTGATGAAATAGCTGATAAAACTGAAATCAGGAAAAAATTCGGATTGAACAAGGAAGATAAAATAATTCTCATTACAGTCGGTGGAAGTGAATTCGGAAAAAAATTGCTTAAATTAATTTATGAAGCATCTGACAGTATAGAAAGCGATAAAATAATAATTGTAACAGGGCCCCAAATAAAATCTGATTTTATACAGAATTCAGATAAAATAATAAAAAAGAAGTTTTTAGACAATATGATGGAATGGATGAACATTTCAGACCTCGTAATAAGCCTTGCAGGTCATACAACTACCATGGAACTTGCATCACTTGGCATTCCAAATATTCTTGTTCCAATTGACAACCATCCAGAACAAGCAAAAAATGCGCTGAATATGGAAAAATATGGCATATCCATAGTAAATAACTTAAAAGAGTTAAATCCAGCAGATTTCGCAGCAAATATAAATAGTGCCCTGAACAACGAGAAATTAAAAAGAAATGCAGAGATTGTGAAGAGAAAATTCTCTAAATACAATGGAACTGAAAATACAATTAAAATAATCTCAGAATATGCAGGACTCCATAAAAATATTTACAATTAA
- a CDS encoding class III signal peptide-containing protein: MNILVDESGQGVAEYLLLFAGVIIIAIGTLVIYNSYFTTHAFDTAADVKTTRQHTGANNGSL, encoded by the coding sequence ATGAATATTTTAGTTGATGAAAGTGGTCAGGGAGTGGCAGAATACCTTTTATTATTTGCTGGCGTGATTATTATAGCAATAGGAACGTTAGTTATATATAATTCTTACTTCACAACCCATGCATTCGATACTGCTGCAGATGTCAAGACAACTAGACAGCATACAGGCGCAAACAACGGATCATTATAA
- a CDS encoding class III signal peptide-containing protein, with translation MKFLSDESGQGAAEYILLFGGVIVIAIAALVIYNSYFNNQSFNTAEDISTTRSKAAANDRTL, from the coding sequence ATGAAGTTTTTAAGTGATGAAAGTGGTCAGGGAGCAGCTGAATATATCTTATTGTTCGGTGGTGTCATCGTTATAGCTATCGCTGCTTTAGTAATCTACAACTCTTACTTCAACAACCAGTCATTCAACACTGCAGAAGATATTTCAACTACTAGAAGTAAGGCTGCTGCAAATGATAGAACTTTATAA
- a CDS encoding class III signal peptide-containing protein codes for MIKDEKAQISAELILLVGALLVVVIVAGAFVFSMSSDIAGNVSEVIDAGRDTSINRL; via the coding sequence ATGATAAAAGATGAAAAAGCTCAGATAAGTGCTGAATTAATTTTGCTGGTCGGAGCTTTACTAGTAGTAGTAATTGTCGCCGGAGCATTTGTATTCAGCATGTCAAGCGATATTGCAGGTAATGTAAGCGAAGTAATAGATGCTGGAAGAGATACATCAATTAATAGGCTATAA
- a CDS encoding STT3 domain-containing protein, which produces MSNKELLLKLIIILLIFSVGFFLRMEAIHLNGAPVNEKDIYQGPNGIPYMYELDSYYNYRLTQNYLDHGYLGDKKINGTEWDSYSYYPGVPMDYPPLIIYLTAFIYKLVNIFTQIPLLTVCYWLPVLIGPLCGIPAYFFVSRLTNEYGGIAAGLLAVSIPFYAIRSFPGWFDTDMFNIIFPILIVWFFIESYQAKNTKSMIFFASLSAFTMFLFAAAWNGYQYLFYLMIAFCIFYIIWTKFKGRELKNIVILSSIFTFSILLLIYTFLGPLTIIKLILSPLSLIKLFSSQNIWYPWPDTYVFISELRKPDYYDVLYGLDLIIMGLGILGIFLLAGVLTKKNLPEGILNRADWFFFSFLATWILIGFLASIKGVRFFILLLPPLLISAGIAVGISNGYLNSRIRKNYAKILSVSIILVVFISPAFGTYAILNELVPGADDDMWNSAEWINKNTAKNTVIITEWSYGHFYSAIADRSVLQDGRVAYIENIPIRKYENNPFSFNGKSPNTSRDYWISRALSTSNENLSAGILNMIATTGDAGPINLDKYTKNSTKTIEILNNILGVNRDLAREMLIDYGLKPSEADDVLAYTHHYKPNPIVFVTFNDIHRKYWIYYGEWNFTTMKPGNCTYSNGTIHINDNILNSTNQVKMDSNTITWHNKTPYCYMKITNGQIEKHYLDKNSDFCIILLMDDKKAVVMDKKFENSIFTKLVIERKDTIKFKSIYENKKINVWKVI; this is translated from the coding sequence ATGTCAAATAAAGAACTATTATTAAAATTAATAATCATTTTATTAATATTTTCTGTTGGTTTTTTCCTTAGGATGGAAGCAATCCATCTTAATGGAGCTCCAGTTAATGAAAAGGATATTTATCAAGGCCCCAATGGTATTCCATATATGTACGAGCTTGATTCCTACTACAATTATAGATTAACCCAGAACTATTTAGATCATGGTTATTTAGGAGATAAAAAAATAAATGGAACAGAATGGGACTCATATTCTTATTATCCCGGAGTTCCAATGGATTATCCTCCCCTAATAATCTATCTTACAGCGTTTATTTACAAATTAGTGAACATATTTACTCAAATACCTCTTTTAACAGTCTGTTATTGGCTACCTGTATTAATTGGGCCGCTCTGCGGTATTCCTGCTTACTTTTTTGTGAGCAGGTTAACAAACGAATATGGAGGAATAGCTGCCGGACTACTGGCTGTTAGCATCCCATTTTATGCCATAAGAAGTTTTCCTGGCTGGTTTGATACAGATATGTTCAATATTATTTTCCCCATTCTAATCGTCTGGTTCTTTATTGAATCATATCAGGCAAAAAATACAAAATCAATGATCTTTTTTGCGTCCTTATCAGCATTTACAATGTTTTTATTTGCCGCTGCCTGGAACGGGTATCAGTATTTATTTTATCTGATGATAGCATTTTGTATTTTTTATATTATATGGACTAAATTTAAAGGTCGTGAACTTAAAAATATTGTAATTTTATCTTCTATATTTACATTCAGCATCCTTCTATTAATATATACATTTTTAGGCCCCTTAACTATAATTAAACTGATTTTAAGTCCATTATCACTGATTAAATTATTTAGTAGCCAGAATATTTGGTACCCATGGCCAGATACCTATGTTTTTATATCTGAATTGAGAAAACCTGATTATTATGATGTACTTTATGGACTAGATCTCATAATAATGGGTTTAGGTATATTAGGGATTTTTTTATTGGCCGGTGTTTTAACCAAGAAAAACTTACCCGAAGGAATTTTAAACCGTGCAGATTGGTTTTTCTTTTCATTCTTAGCTACGTGGATATTAATTGGATTTTTAGCTTCAATAAAAGGGGTTAGATTTTTTATACTGCTTTTACCTCCCCTTTTAATAAGCGCTGGAATTGCTGTAGGTATAAGTAATGGCTATTTAAATTCACGTATTAGAAAAAATTATGCTAAAATTTTATCTGTGTCTATTATCCTTGTTGTTTTCATATCCCCCGCTTTTGGAACGTATGCAATATTAAATGAATTAGTTCCGGGGGCTGATGATGATATGTGGAACAGTGCTGAATGGATCAATAAAAACACTGCAAAAAATACTGTTATAATAACAGAATGGAGTTATGGTCATTTTTATAGCGCAATTGCCGATCGTTCAGTATTACAGGATGGGCGAGTAGCTTACATCGAGAATATACCTATAAGAAAGTATGAAAACAATCCATTTAGTTTTAATGGCAAGTCTCCAAATACTTCTCGTGATTACTGGATATCTAGAGCGCTGTCAACCAGTAATGAAAATTTATCTGCAGGGATTTTAAATATGATTGCCACCACTGGTGATGCTGGTCCTATAAACCTTGATAAATATACTAAAAACTCCACAAAAACAATTGAAATACTAAATAACATACTTGGAGTCAACAGAGATCTTGCTCGAGAAATGCTCATAGACTACGGGCTTAAACCCTCTGAAGCTGATGATGTATTAGCTTATACGCACCATTATAAACCAAATCCAATTGTATTTGTTACTTTTAATGATATCCATAGAAAATACTGGATATATTATGGGGAGTGGAATTTTACTACAATGAAACCTGGAAATTGCACTTATTCTAATGGAACCATCCATATTAATGACAATATTTTAAACTCCACCAATCAAGTAAAAATGGATTCAAATACAATCACATGGCATAACAAAACTCCATACTGTTATATGAAAATTACAAATGGTCAAATTGAAAAACATTATTTGGATAAAAACAGTGATTTTTGCATCATATTACTTATGGACGATAAAAAAGCCGTAGTTATGGATAAAAAATTCGAAAATTCAATTTTTACTAAACTAGTAATTGAAAGAAAAGATACTATAAAATTCAAATCAATCTATGAAAATAAAAAAATAAATGTATGGAAAGTCATCTAA
- the yjjX gene encoding inosine/xanthosine triphosphatase, which translates to MLIAVGSKNPVKVRATKNVLEKIYEHVEVTGIDVGSEVPDQPFGIDETIKGAINRAKNAYSDEFDLSVGIESGLMETPDSITGYIDLQWCAIFDGQTITLGVSAGFEYPPEVIEEVLRGKEVGDVMDKVTGVDNLGQKTGAVSYLSKGLLDRTENTEQCVLTAMIPRMNEGIYFRRLKAL; encoded by the coding sequence ATGTTAATTGCAGTCGGATCTAAAAATCCTGTTAAAGTTAGAGCCACTAAAAACGTTTTAGAAAAAATTTATGAACATGTAGAAGTAACTGGAATAGACGTTGGCTCAGAAGTTCCAGATCAACCCTTTGGAATTGATGAAACCATTAAAGGAGCTATAAACCGGGCGAAAAATGCTTATTCTGATGAATTTGACCTTAGTGTAGGTATAGAATCAGGATTGATGGAAACTCCAGATTCAATAACGGGATATATTGATTTACAGTGGTGTGCCATTTTCGATGGACAAACGATAACATTAGGAGTAAGTGCTGGATTTGAATATCCTCCTGAAGTCATTGAAGAAGTTTTAAGAGGTAAAGAAGTTGGAGATGTCATGGATAAAGTTACCGGCGTGGATAATTTAGGTCAGAAAACCGGTGCAGTCAGCTATCTTTCAAAAGGTTTGCTTGATAGGACTGAGAACACTGAACAGTGCGTTTTAACCGCTATGATTCCAAGGATGAATGAAGGAATTTATTTTAGGAGATTAAAGGCTTTATAA
- a CDS encoding phosphopantetheine adenylyltransferase has protein sequence MKYKNVAVGGTFDNFHKGHEKLLDEAFTIGQNVLIGVTSDEFGGEKGDIDPCAKRISKLEEFLQKFKSRYIVKRLEEPYGPTIYDPEIDAIVVSRETKPTADKINEIRREKGMEPLEIFTIDWVLADDGKPVSSSRIRNGEIDRDGKVI, from the coding sequence ATGAAATATAAAAATGTAGCTGTTGGAGGTACCTTCGACAACTTTCACAAAGGTCACGAGAAGCTACTTGATGAAGCATTCACTATAGGACAGAATGTATTAATTGGAGTTACATCTGACGAATTTGGGGGAGAAAAAGGTGATATTGACCCCTGCGCAAAAAGAATTTCAAAACTGGAAGAATTTCTTCAAAAATTCAAATCAAGATATATAGTTAAGAGATTGGAAGAACCTTACGGACCTACAATCTACGACCCTGAAATAGATGCTATAGTTGTCAGTAGAGAAACAAAACCTACAGCAGATAAAATCAATGAAATAAGAAGAGAAAAAGGGATGGAACCCCTTGAAATTTTCACAATTGACTGGGTGCTTGCTGATGATGGAAAACCTGTTTCTTCAAGCCGGATAAGGAATGGGGAAATAGATAGGGATGGTAAAGTTATTTAA
- a CDS encoding radical SAM protein, with the protein MLIEQNVVIKDPRKVDLRFASCYPNLYKAAMSSLGFHIIYDFLNSREDIYCERVVYPYFESLESNSKLSDFDIVGFSLQYEQDYFNVLRMLNKAGIEISKENRTSDDPFIIAGGPSATSNPLPMSKFIDLFIIGEAEAVLDEVIDIYMELDDPKKEIEAFLDIKGVYIPDNPAKIAIVKNMDDAWHPIRQVVPKTDDKRFIPAFGDAFLLGVSRGCTRGCRFCMAGCIYRPRRETSLNKLFKIAEKGRKATGLEKIALIGADVSGYSKIEELCEGLLEREFRITSPSMRIEAITENLINILHRSGLKTMTIAPESTWNLRNVLNKPIKDEEILNVMEMAFKRNMNVKLYFLVGLPTETMNDVKDMVEFIKYLNKISEKKNRVKISINPFVPKPHTPFQWESFNMADLEIKYKYLNENLKRISLKVEDLKGAFIQHILSVGNADMGDMIEKTYKKKLKFRDWENIHIKWNLEDELPWKNIDTGITNEFLKQEYKKAFKGSITPWCEVFGCYKCGACPDKL; encoded by the coding sequence ATGCTGATTGAACAGAATGTGGTGATAAAAGATCCAAGAAAAGTGGATTTAAGGTTTGCATCGTGCTATCCTAATCTGTATAAGGCTGCAATGTCTTCTCTTGGTTTTCATATTATATATGATTTCCTAAATTCAAGGGAAGACATATACTGTGAACGGGTAGTTTATCCCTATTTTGAAAGCCTGGAATCAAACAGCAAGCTCTCTGATTTTGATATAGTGGGATTTTCACTTCAATATGAGCAGGATTATTTTAATGTACTTAGAATGTTGAATAAGGCAGGTATAGAAATTAGTAAAGAAAATAGAACTTCTGATGATCCTTTTATTATAGCGGGAGGGCCTTCAGCAACTTCTAATCCTCTTCCAATGAGCAAATTCATTGACCTTTTTATAATTGGAGAAGCAGAAGCAGTTCTTGATGAAGTTATTGATATTTATATGGAACTTGATGATCCTAAAAAAGAGATTGAAGCATTTTTAGATATAAAGGGTGTTTATATTCCTGATAACCCTGCTAAAATAGCCATAGTCAAAAATATGGATGATGCATGGCACCCGATAAGGCAGGTTGTCCCAAAAACGGATGATAAGAGATTTATACCTGCATTTGGAGATGCATTTCTTCTTGGAGTTTCTCGTGGATGTACAAGAGGGTGCCGTTTTTGCATGGCAGGGTGTATTTATCGCCCCAGAAGAGAAACATCCTTAAATAAGCTCTTTAAAATTGCTGAAAAAGGTAGAAAAGCCACAGGTCTTGAAAAAATAGCACTTATTGGGGCAGATGTTTCTGGATATTCTAAAATAGAAGAACTATGTGAAGGTCTTCTTGAGAGGGAATTCAGAATAACAAGCCCTTCAATGAGAATAGAAGCTATAACGGAAAATTTGATAAATATACTGCACAGAAGTGGTCTTAAAACCATGACCATAGCTCCGGAATCTACATGGAACTTAAGGAATGTTTTAAATAAACCTATAAAGGATGAAGAGATTTTAAATGTTATGGAAATGGCTTTTAAGAGGAATATGAATGTTAAACTTTATTTTCTGGTTGGGTTACCTACAGAAACCATGAATGATGTTAAAGATATGGTTGAGTTTATAAAATATTTAAATAAAATCTCAGAGAAGAAGAATAGGGTTAAAATAAGCATAAATCCATTCGTTCCAAAGCCACATACTCCATTTCAATGGGAGAGCTTTAATATGGCCGATTTAGAGATTAAATATAAATATTTAAATGAAAATCTCAAAAGAATATCTTTAAAAGTAGAGGATCTAAAGGGGGCCTTTATACAACATATACTCTCTGTGGGAAATGCTGATATGGGAGATATGATTGAGAAAACCTATAAAAAGAAGCTTAAGTTTAGAGATTGGGAAAATATCCATATTAAATGGAATTTAGAAGATGAATTACCCTGGAAAAATATAGATACGGGTATAACCAATGAATTTTTAAAACAGGAATATAAAAAAGCTTTTAAAGGCAGTATAACTCCATGGTGCGAAGTATTTGGATGTTATAAATGTGGTGCTTGCCCAGATAAATTATAA
- a CDS encoding pseudomurein-binding repeat-containing protein has protein sequence MNANDTFVVEANNQPAENLNHYVNVQAAQLTSTGNSYSLYQIEEAAKRVKAFIETNKKLPNYVTINNKQVKMPDFMYLLVTATSNISSGNMGFISQYSFQNPSSSVEELRSGNVYKTEYLNLAKQIKTSMESGGAAPAYTQSSLGKIRYESLIYLYSRIVNFYGQNKVLPNYASVNAWTGPIISSPTSPAPVTASKMEVIVTGTGGDVTRNSYIKNNVPSSQITSQVYSLAKSGTPMVTFGNGTGPKVMIIAGVHGNELPAQIAAMKMINYLNGNSIKGTVYIVPFAAPSSTAQNIRLWNGKNLNSVANVAGTPSNQIINKAKGLQVNALGDFHSTQPGGFPGKNSVLCTKSPTYESYNIAKYVSSQTGSALIVYNQAGAEYPGAVEDVSNLARIPAITGEVLSSHGVVASGSVDKSYSQMMAFLRYKAIV, from the coding sequence ATGAATGCAAATGATACCTTTGTGGTTGAAGCAAACAATCAACCTGCAGAAAACTTAAACCATTACGTAAATGTCCAGGCAGCTCAATTAACATCAACTGGTAATTCTTACAGTTTATACCAGATTGAAGAAGCTGCAAAAAGAGTTAAGGCGTTCATAGAAACTAATAAAAAACTTCCTAATTATGTTACAATTAACAATAAACAGGTAAAAATGCCTGATTTCATGTATTTGCTTGTAACTGCAACTTCAAATATTAGCAGCGGAAATATGGGCTTTATAAGCCAATACAGTTTCCAGAATCCTTCAAGTAGCGTGGAAGAGCTTAGGAGTGGAAATGTATATAAAACTGAATATCTTAATCTGGCAAAACAAATAAAAACTAGCATGGAATCCGGCGGTGCTGCACCAGCATATACACAATCATCTTTAGGAAAGATCAGGTATGAATCCTTGATTTACTTGTATTCAAGGATAGTGAACTTTTACGGTCAAAATAAGGTTCTACCTAATTATGCATCTGTAAATGCATGGACAGGGCCTATAATCAGTTCTCCAACAAGCCCAGCACCTGTTACAGCATCCAAAATGGAAGTTATTGTTACTGGAACTGGGGGAGATGTAACCAGAAATTCATATATTAAGAATAATGTTCCCAGCAGCCAGATAACCAGTCAAGTGTATTCTCTGGCCAAATCGGGCACTCCGATGGTTACATTTGGTAATGGAACCGGCCCAAAAGTAATGATTATTGCGGGAGTGCATGGAAACGAACTTCCAGCCCAGATAGCGGCCATGAAGATGATTAACTATCTGAATGGAAACTCTATTAAGGGAACAGTTTACATTGTTCCATTTGCAGCTCCATCCAGTACTGCGCAGAACATCCGTTTATGGAATGGTAAAAACCTTAACAGCGTGGCAAATGTTGCTGGAACTCCAAGTAACCAGATAATAAATAAAGCAAAAGGTTTACAGGTAAATGCCCTTGGAGATTTCCATTCTACACAACCGGGCGGTTTTCCGGGTAAAAACAGTGTTTTATGTACAAAATCTCCTACATATGAAAGCTATAATATTGCTAAATATGTTAGCTCTCAAACAGGGTCTGCATTGATTGTTTATAACCAAGCAGGAGCAGAATACCCGGGAGCAGTGGAAGATGTATCTAATTTAGC